One window of the Rosa rugosa chromosome 3, drRosRugo1.1, whole genome shotgun sequence genome contains the following:
- the LOC133739141 gene encoding auxin-induced protein 6B-like — protein sequence MSPGMSKCNKLRRIVRIRQMLQRWHKKAHIKASQLAPSDVPAGHVAVCVGSSCRRFIVRATYLNHPIFKKLLVQAEEEYGFANQPGPLAIPCDESFFEEVLRMLSRSDSGRSGRFLSLEDLQRPCHVDTLNKLQVLDESWPLLQGMADKTVC from the coding sequence ATGTCGCCGGGAATGAGCAAATGCAACAAGCTCCGACGCATCGTCAGAATCCGTCAAATGCTACAACGCTGGCACAAGAAGGCGCACATCAAGGCCTCACAGCTTGCGCCATCGGACGTCCCAGCGGGACACGTCGCCGTCTGCGTGGGCAGCAGCTGCAGGAGGTTCATCGTGCGCGCCACCTACCTGAACCACCCCATCTTCAAGAAGCTTCTGGTGCAGGCCGAGGAGGAGTACGGCTTCGCCAACCAGCCAGGACCTCTGGCCATCCCATGCGACGAGTCGTTCTTCGAAGAGGTTCTTCGGATGCTCTCCAGGTCGGACTCTGGTAGATCCGGGAGGTTCTTGAGCCTGGAGGATCTCCAGAGACCCTGCCATGTTGATACTTTGAACAAGCTGCAAGTTCTGGATGAATCCTGGCCTTTGCTCCAGGGGATGGCTGATAAAACAGTATGTTAG
- the LOC133736198 gene encoding uncharacterized protein LOC133736198: protein MGLSRTRCVSIFFLLVWTPHFEGAKNELLRLATPPTLEQAFAYIRRDEGNKAAAHNLHTEIYGLAIHATPQPQIGNSTRVPSQSQYQPQNQGYQQNQNYNQMTGNYCKEVGHFKNQCPTLRRFNYNNFGWRGGNNTRGRGGHGGGQRGKVAVQLVVSRICAPG, encoded by the exons ATGGGACTGAGCAGGACAAGATGTGTGTCCATATTTTTCTTGCTGGTCTGGACCCCTCACTTTGAAGgggcaaagaatgagttattgcGTCTTGCAACTCCACCTACATTGGAACAAGCTTTTGCCTATATCCGAAGAGATGAAGGTAATAAGGCTGCCGCTCATAACCTTCATACTGAAATTTATGGTTTAGCAATCCATGCTACACCTCAACCTCAGATTGGGAATTCTACCCGAGTTCCATCTCAAAGTCAGTATCAACCACAGAATCAAGGATatcaacaaaatcagaattaTAACCAAATGACTGGCAACTATTGCAAGGAAGTTGGccatttcaagaatcaatgCCCTACGTTGCGAAGGTTTAATTACAACAACTTTGGTTGGAGAGGAGGCAATAATACTAGAGGACGTGGAGGACACGGTGGTGGTCAAAGAGGCAAAGTAGCAGTTCAATTGGTGgtctcgag AATCTGTGCACCAGGGTGA